In Chryseobacterium gotjawalense, the following are encoded in one genomic region:
- the pdxA gene encoding 4-hydroxythreonine-4-phosphate dehydrogenase PdxA, which produces MSPKQHKIKVGISIGDYNGIGPEIIMKSLKDKSITDFFTPIIFGSGKLFTYQKNIFKLQHNFNYITEVAQAQDYKINMVNLWKDNVNVNLGTPTEESTRMAIDSLEAATNALMNGEIDVLVTAPINKEEMMKHGFQHAGHTGYLEEKFGKKGLMFLVTDDLKVAVSTHHIPLANVAENISKEKIKKQIKLLNQCLIEDFCIERPKIAVLGLNPHAGDGGTIGREEIEIIEPAIRELFDNGVLAFGPYPADSYFQPGKYKNFDAVLAMYHDQGLAPFKTLAYEEGVNYTAGLPFVRTSPDHGVAYDIAGKNIADEQSFTEAVFMAIKIFNNRKEYNDLITNRMQPRRSSSANSPDEDLPVDRA; this is translated from the coding sequence ATGAGTCCGAAACAACATAAAATAAAAGTGGGAATTTCTATCGGTGATTACAATGGAATCGGTCCGGAAATTATCATGAAATCTCTGAAAGATAAATCTATTACCGATTTTTTTACGCCCATTATATTTGGTTCGGGAAAACTGTTTACCTATCAGAAAAACATTTTCAAACTTCAGCATAATTTTAATTATATCACGGAAGTTGCGCAGGCGCAAGATTATAAAATAAACATGGTGAATCTTTGGAAAGATAATGTGAATGTAAATTTGGGCACTCCGACTGAAGAATCTACCCGAATGGCGATTGATTCTCTGGAAGCCGCAACCAATGCTTTGATGAATGGTGAAATTGATGTGTTGGTTACAGCTCCCATTAACAAAGAGGAGATGATGAAACATGGTTTTCAGCACGCAGGACACACCGGTTATCTGGAAGAAAAATTTGGTAAAAAAGGCCTGATGTTTTTAGTGACGGATGATTTGAAAGTGGCAGTGTCTACTCACCATATTCCGCTTGCTAACGTTGCGGAAAATATTTCTAAGGAGAAGATCAAAAAGCAAATTAAACTGTTGAATCAGTGTTTAATTGAGGATTTCTGTATCGAAAGACCGAAAATTGCAGTGTTGGGTTTGAATCCGCATGCGGGCGATGGCGGAACGATTGGCAGAGAAGAAATTGAAATCATAGAGCCGGCAATCCGGGAATTGTTTGATAATGGTGTTTTGGCATTTGGGCCTTATCCTGCAGACAGCTATTTTCAGCCCGGTAAATATAAAAACTTCGATGCTGTTTTGGCCATGTATCACGATCAGGGTTTAGCACCGTTTAAAACATTGGCTTATGAAGAAGGTGTAAATTATACCGCCGGCTTGCCTTTTGTCAGAACTTCTCCCGATCATGGCGTTGCTTATGATATTGCCGGTAAAAACATTGCTGATGAACAGAGTTTTACCGAGGCAGTTTTCATGGCCATCAAAATTTTCAATAACAGAAAAGAATATAATGATTTAATAACCAATCGG